The DNA window ATTATCTATATTGGCTCTGCCTTCAAGCTTTACCTTAGAATACTGTGTTGCCTTTCCTAAAACAGTAGAATCTAGTGAAGGACTTTCTTGAATATTGACATTATCAGATGTAATCAATAGATAGTCATAAGGAATATCATAGTTATGATATCTTATATCTACATCTATATCCTCTGGTATTTGAGTCACATACATTTGTGCTGTGCTAATTGCGTTCATATTGTTAGCAAAGCCATCTGTATTAGCTCTATTAGAACTATTAGTTATACTGTTTTGCTGAAATGAAATATCTTTTTTCTCTCCAGTATTACTTAAATAGGATTTCGTAATTTCTCTATCCTCATTGATATCAATATAATTTATATCCGTTTCATAATCGTCTTTATCTACAATTTTTTCTCCGCCGATACCTCCTTCTTCAGTATTAATATCAGGGCCGATTTGGGTTTGATTATTTGGCTTTTCTGCTCTATTTAGCCCTCTTATACCACATGATGTAAGTGCTAATACTAGAACTAGCAAAATAAAAAAATATTTCTTCATATACTAAATACACCTCCAGTGTATTTAGTTTAACCAAAAACATTAAAAAAAGTATAAGAAAGATTCTTATGAAAATCTTTCTTATACTTTTAAGATACCTTCACTTCATTTAATATTGCATTAGTATATTTATACACTCATTATAGTGTTTGATCATATTCCCACGTTTTGAAAGCTACTGCCTTTTACTTCTACTACATCATTTATGGTCAAAAATGCACTTGGATCTATTTCCTCAACTAGATTTTTTAGCTTAACTACTTCGCTTGACGTAATTATACAGTATATTACCTTTTTGTTTTCCTTTGTATATCCACCCATACCTTCTAAAAATGTGACTCCTCTATGGAGTTTTTGAATTATAGAATCTGCTAATTCTTGAGATTTATCAGATACTATTACAATATTCTTTTTTACATTAAATCCTGTTTGAACCTTATCTAATATTTTATAGCCTAAATACAGTGAAATTAATGTATACATGGCAGATTTATAACCAAATAATAAGGATGAAAGCGAAATAATAACAGTATTTACTGTCATAAGCCCTGTGCTGATATTTAAGTTATACTTTTTCTTAAGGATTGCAGCAATAATATCTAGTCCACCCTGACAGGTTCTGTTTCTAAACATAAGCCCCATACCTAATCCATTTAGAACTGCACCAAAAACAGCGCTAAGCAGTACATCATCTATGATGAAATACTCACTTACACCATTTGTAATAGTTAAAAAGAAGGAAAAAATAAACATTGATATAAATGCATATGATACGAACTCCTTATCTACCATTTGAGCACCTATAACAATTATAGGTAGATTCATAAAAAATACAGATATTCCTGTGGGTATACCTGTTAGATACTGTATTATTATGCCCAAGCCTCCTACGCCACCACTTAGAAGCTTACTTGGTATAAAAAATACATTAAATGCTAATGCACACAACAAATCTCCTAATAATATAAAAAATAATTTTTTTATAATCTTAGTTATATTTTTTGAATTATTAATTTTTGGATATTGAATAGTCATTTTATTTTTTATTCTCCTTATGTTAGTACTTTTGTAGGTTCATTTTATTCATTTATAGATGGTAGGAATGATATTGTATACTGTAACATTATACCACAAAAAACAGCTATTAATACTGAAATAAAAAAACAGGTCTCAACTTTTTGAAGCCTGTTTTTTATATAAAATTATATCAGCTTTTAGCAAGGAAAGCATCTGTTAAATATTATGATTAATATTAGAAAAAAGAAAAGTAAACTTTCATCCAAACCATCAAACAAAGGACAATTGCAGAATATTAGCACTAGTATTAGAAAGAAAAACAGTAAGCCCTCATTAATTTCATGCTCAATTGATTCTGTTTGCACTGGCATATTGCTGCTGATTTCTAATGACATAAAATCCTCCCCTTTTATATAAAAATATTGATTATTGGGTCAAAACTATGTAACCCATGGCTATATTACATATTATTCCCAACTTAAAAAATTGTTACTTTTTTAAATTGGCCAGAAGCTTACCAGTACTATAATCTCCCTAACTAATAAAAGAAACGAGTTCAGCTTGAACTCGTTTCTTTTATTAGTAAATATTCTATTTATTTTCCTGCAACAGCTAGACTATTTATTTTGAGAGATGGTGAGCCTATATAGCCAAAGCCAGGAAAACCAAATTTCAAGTCATTTCCGACTGAATCTATGTTCTTAAGTACTTCATATAGATTACCTGCTATTGTAATTTGATTTACAGGTCTGCTTATTTTACCTTTTTCTATTAAATATCCATATGCAGAAAGTGAAAAATCTCCTGATACAGCATTTAATCCAGAGTGAAGTCCCTGCACATCGATTATCATAATACCCTTTTCAGTACTTTCAATCATATCATCTACGCTGGTGCTTCCATTTTCAATATACATATTTGTAGGTGATATGGAAACTGGTGACTTGTATGAACCTTTGCTGGCATTTCCAGTAGATTCAACACCATCCTTTTTAGCTGTTTTAGAGTTGTGAAGGTATGTCTTTAATACTCCCTTATCTATGACCTTCTTATATTTAGTAGCTACTCCTTCACCGTCAAAGGAAGCTGAGACTACTCCATCCTTTAAAAATGGATCATCTACTATTGTTATCAATTCTTTTGCAATTTGCTCATTAAGCTTTCCTTTTAATAGAGATAAATCTTTTTGTACATTTTCAGCTATAAAAACTGACGAAAATGCTTGCAATACACTTGCTGCCACATCATTTCTAAGTATAATAGGGTATTCTCCTGATTCTATGCTTTCTGCTTTTAGCATCGATATAGCTTCATCTACTGCGCCTTTTGCTAATTCCTCTGCATTAAACTTTGAGAAATCATTGCTTATAATATATTTTTCTCCAGTTTTTATATCGTCCCCGTCTTTGACTACGACAGACACATATGTTTCAGCTATATTAGACTTATTTTCTAGATTTAGCCCCTTAGTATTGGCTAGTACGCTATAGCTTGTGGATTCATCATATAAGCAGTAGTTAACAGAAGTTACTCGTTTGTCTGCTTCATAAGCTGCTTTTTCGAGGGCTTTTGCAAACTCAATCTTTTGCTCTGAGGTTACATTTTCAAGCTCACTATTATATGTATTTACTTCTTTATATTCCTTAGAGCCTGCAAATATTTCTTCTTCATCATCACTATCTACAGTTACAGCATTTCCCATAGCTTCTTTTATAAGCATATCTATTGAGGATTCATCTACCTTCTCTGTGTATGAGTAGCCCATTTTTCCATTATATACTCCTCTAAAGGATAGGCCTACCTCATCTGATATGCTGTATTTATCTATTTCTCCCTCAAATATTCTTGTGTCAAACTGCTTATTTCCTTGGATGTATACTTCCATATCCCCTAAGCCTAATTCTTTTCCTTTATTAAATATCTTTTCTATTAATTCTCTATTCGCCATTACTGACCACCCTTTCTTCCACCTACTGTTATTGACTTAACTCTTATAGTAGGTTGCCCTACATCTGTAGGTATAGAGCCACTTAGTGACCCGCACATACCCTGACCAAAACCAAGATTGTTGCCTACCATATCTATTTCTTTAAGCACTTCAAGCCCTGTACCTATTAGTGTGGCACCTCTTACAGGCTCTGCTATCTTTCCATTCCTAATAATATATCCTTCACTTACTGCAAAGTTAAAGTCTCCAGTAGCAGGATTAACAGAACCACCACCCATGTATTTTGCATATAGACCATATTCAGTATTAGCTATGATTTCTTCTTTAGTTGAGCTTCCATTTGCTATATAGGTATTAGTCATTCTCGATGTTGGAGCATATTTGTATGATTGTCTTCTGCTGGAGCCTGTGGATGGCATTCCCATCTTTAGACCATTTAGCTTATCAATCATATAACCCTTTAATACACCATTTTCAATCAAAACATTTTTCTTAGTCTTTGTTCCTTCATCGTCAATGTTCTGTGAACCCCATGCATTTGGTATAGTACCATCATCTACGGCTGTAACAACGTCTGATGCTACCTTTTCCCCTAATTTTCCTGCAAATACTGATGTCCCCTTAGCAACAGATGTGGCTTCTAATCCATGACCACATGCTTCGTGGAAAATAACTCCACCAAACTCATTGTCTATAACTACAGGCATTTTTCCGCTTGGACATAGGTCTGCATATACCATTGCTTTTGCAATTCTAGCTGCTTCCTTAGCATAATCCTCTATGTTGATCTTGTCATAGAATTCAAAGCCCATATGTGCTCCGGGCCCATAAGAACCTGATTGCATTTCACCATTTGCAGATGCAACTGCTGAAATTGCAGTTCTAGTTCTTGTTCTCTTATCCTCTACATATAGTCCTTCAGAGTTAGCAATAAGTACATTTTGCTCATTATCAAGATATCTAACTGTAACCTGGGATATGACCTCATCAAAATTCTTAGCTGCATTGTAAGCTCTCTTTATTAGCTCGACTTTTTGTGATTTTTCTATATTGCTTGGAATCACTTTTATTGGATGAATATTTTCTATTTCTGTTTTAGTGAAATCTAAAACTTGATTAATACTGCTGCCTTTTATAGCTGCAGCTGCTTCTTTAGCAACTTTAATTAGATTTTCTCTAGTTGAATCATTTGTATACGCATATATACTATTTAAACCATAGAATATCCTTATGCCTACACCATAATCTCTTCCTGATATGCCGCTCTCTATCTTTCCTCCAACTAGTAAAAGTCCAGTGTTAAATC is part of the Proteiniborus sp. MB09-C3 genome and encodes:
- a CDS encoding TldD/PmbA family protein, with amino-acid sequence MANRELIEKIFNKGKELGLGDMEVYIQGNKQFDTRIFEGEIDKYSISDEVGLSFRGVYNGKMGYSYTEKVDESSIDMLIKEAMGNAVTVDSDDEEEIFAGSKEYKEVNTYNSELENVTSEQKIEFAKALEKAAYEADKRVTSVNYCLYDESTSYSVLANTKGLNLENKSNIAETYVSVVVKDGDDIKTGEKYIISNDFSKFNAEELAKGAVDEAISMLKAESIESGEYPIILRNDVAASVLQAFSSVFIAENVQKDLSLLKGKLNEQIAKELITIVDDPFLKDGVVSASFDGEGVATKYKKVIDKGVLKTYLHNSKTAKKDGVESTGNASKGSYKSPVSISPTNMYIENGSTSVDDMIESTEKGIMIIDVQGLHSGLNAVSGDFSLSAYGYLIEKGKISRPVNQITIAGNLYEVLKNIDSVGNDLKFGFPGFGYIGSPSLKINSLAVAGK
- a CDS encoding TldD/PmbA family protein — protein: MLSRPIIEDVLTAALSTGGDFAEIFVEDRFNTGLLLVGGKIESGISGRDYGVGIRIFYGLNSIYAYTNDSTRENLIKVAKEAAAAIKGSSINQVLDFTKTEIENIHPIKVIPSNIEKSQKVELIKRAYNAAKNFDEVISQVTVRYLDNEQNVLIANSEGLYVEDKRTRTRTAISAVASANGEMQSGSYGPGAHMGFEFYDKINIEDYAKEAARIAKAMVYADLCPSGKMPVVIDNEFGGVIFHEACGHGLEATSVAKGTSVFAGKLGEKVASDVVTAVDDGTIPNAWGSQNIDDEGTKTKKNVLIENGVLKGYMIDKLNGLKMGMPSTGSSRRQSYKYAPTSRMTNTYIANGSSTKEEIIANTEYGLYAKYMGGGSVNPATGDFNFAVSEGYIIRNGKIAEPVRGATLIGTGLEVLKEIDMVGNNLGFGQGMCGSLSGSIPTDVGQPTIRVKSITVGGRKGGQ
- a CDS encoding YitT family protein, encoding MTIQYPKINNSKNITKIIKKLFFILLGDLLCALAFNVFFIPSKLLSGGVGGLGIIIQYLTGIPTGISVFFMNLPIIVIGAQMVDKEFVSYAFISMFIFSFFLTITNGVSEYFIIDDVLLSAVFGAVLNGLGMGLMFRNRTCQGGLDIIAAILKKKYNLNISTGLMTVNTVIISLSSLLFGYKSAMYTLISLYLGYKILDKVQTGFNVKKNIVIVSDKSQELADSIIQKLHRGVTFLEGMGGYTKENKKVIYCIITSSEVVKLKNLVEEIDPSAFLTINDVVEVKGSSFQNVGI